The following coding sequences are from one Odontesthes bonariensis isolate fOdoBon6 chromosome 10, fOdoBon6.hap1, whole genome shotgun sequence window:
- the LOC142390434 gene encoding uncharacterized protein LOC142390434: MAPLSTDAEDFSRMPKAECKNCKTVMPLQLLALHVAQCRKSECISDDDDDDDLQCISEAEPEPAQARCPICSEMYPVKELEAHASSCGLESLVDLDWKPNLESETDIVEWLAGQVDQRKDFKICVTRQNLLQRGLLQWQRQKRGSPINHHKVTFIGEAGIDTGALRKEFLTDMVHGIELKMFEGDSKGKSPIYSVSDLESGFYRTAGEIFAVSLAQGGPPPCFLRSWCFDFISSGELNVTKADVDDVEYASLIERVEAADDVRDLTDEIINCGYTGSLTTNKKDGIIRAIVLHATLRLTPILQQLRSGLKIYDFLEVIERQPLICAPLFVPKQDDDDDTPDADYIMSIIVPDMSVKGSMRHTKETAILNFLHDFLQELQDTEHELPATSERARKRKGSHQSAVSTPKKRQIQANPDAEATVSEDSPESTIEGTDETHLAHRSAREERVCQTCERPGDDLLVCEAACGGSFHVECLGSYTLERRSPCVPNAAQMHEQSL; the protein is encoded by the exons ATGGCACCTCTGTCCACTGATGCAGAGGACTTCTCCCGAATGCCAAAGGCTGAATGCAAAAATTGCAAGACGGTCATGCCTTTGCAACTGCTGGCTTTACATGTCGCTCAATGCCGAAAATCAGAATGTATctcagatgatgatgatgatgatgatttacAATGCATCTCAGAAGCTGAACCAGAG ccagCACAAGCACGCTGCCCCATCTGCAGCGAAATGTATCCAGTGAAAGAATTGGAAGCCCACGCTAGTTCATGTGGACTGGAGAGCCTGGTGGACTTGGACTGGAAACCAAATTTGGAAAG TGAAACTGACATTGTGGAGTGGCTGGCAGGACAAGTGGACCAGAGAAAAGATTTCAAGATTTGTGTCACAAGACAAAATCTTTTGCAGAGGGGACTGCTCCAGTGGCAGAGACAGAAGAGGGGGTCGCCCATTAACCACCATAAGGTCACTTTCATTGGAGAGGCTGGGATTGACACAGGAGCGTTGAGGAAAGAGTTTCTGACCG ACATGGTGCATGgcattgaattgaaaatgtttgaAGGCGACAGCAAAGGGAAGAGCCCCATTTACTCGGTGTCTGACCTAGAAAGTGGTTTCTACAG AACTGCAGGTGAGATCTTTGCAGTCAGTCTAGCACAGGGTGGCCCTCCACCCTGCTTCTTACGAAGCTGGTGCTTTGACTTCATTTCATCGGGAGAGCTCAATGTAACCAAAGCTGATGTCGATGATGTGGAGTATGCTTCACTTATCGAAAGG GTGGAGGCAGCAGATGACGTCAGGGACCTCACAGACGAAATAATAAACTGTGGCTACACAGGGTCATTGACCACGAACAAAAAGGATGGTATTATAAG AGCCATTGTTCTTCATGCAACCCTGCGCCTCACACCGATCTTGCAACAATTAAGAAGTGGCCTCAAGATCTATGATTTCCTCGAGGTCATTGAAAGGCAGCCACTGATCTGTGCACCGCTGTTTGTCCCCAaacaagatgatgatgatgataca CCCGATGCAGATTACATCATGAGCATAATCGTACCAGACATGAGCGTGAAGGGTAGCATGAGGCACACCAAAGAGACTGCAATCTTGAACTTCCTGCACGACTTCTTACAAGAGCTTCAGGATAcag AACATGAGCTTCCGGCAACATCGGAACGGGCTAGGAAGAGGAAAGGATCTCACCAGTCAGCTGTTTCAACTCCCAAGAAGAGGCAAATCCAGGCTAATCCTGATGCAGAG GCCACTGTGTCTGAGGACAGCCCGGAGTCTACCATTGAAGGCACAGATGAGACGCACCTTGCCCATAGAAGCGCCAGGGAGGAGCGTGTGTGTCAG ACATGTGAGCGTCCGGGTGATGACCTGCTGGTGTGTGAGGCGGCGTGTGGCGGCTCTTTTCATGTGGAGTGTCTGGGAAGCTACACACTGGAGAGGAGAAGCCCATGTGTGCCCAATGCTGCTCAG ATGCACGAGCAAAGTCTTTGA